The Periplaneta americana isolate PAMFEO1 chromosome 10, P.americana_PAMFEO1_priV1, whole genome shotgun sequence genome includes a window with the following:
- the LOC138707551 gene encoding zinc finger protein 100-like isoform X2, whose amino-acid sequence MFSKEDEREYRSFADIDDSLDIQINGFGIKEEISIDEHEVGMQNISDDSISHQEVTTDNSRLSLDRFSGKHVHVRKRFSHICDECGKGFITPSKLKRHSLVHTGEKPHMCELCMGRFKSMDHLKRHSIIHSEEKAYDCNECNKRFTRLDRLKAHSLIHFGNKPYACNECGKSFINRSTLRRHTLIHTGEKPLMCNMCSKRFSHRTALERHKFTHTGEKPYVCKVCGVGFVRLDYLKIHTASHSGEKSYVCKICSKGFTSCGVLNKHTLIHTGVKSYKCSQCSKGFFQKFNLVRHLQSHTGQSQKPKKLFD is encoded by the exons ATGTTCAGT AAAGAAGATGAAAGGGAATACAGATCGTTTGCAGATATTGACGATTCTTTGGATATTCAGATTAATGGCTTCGGTATAAAAGAAGAGATCTCAATTGATGAACATGAAGTTGGAATGCAAAACAT CTCTGACGACAGCATTAGTCATCAAGAAGTGACAACCGATAACTCCAGACTCAGCCTCGACAGATTTTCTGGAAAACATGTTCATGTCCGAAAGCGTTTTTCTCATATCTGTGATGAATGTGGAAAAGGCTTCATCACGCCCAGCAAGTTGAAGAGACACTCACTCGTACACACAGGAGAGAAGCCGCATATGTGCGAATTATGTATGGGGAGATTCAAAAGTATGGATCATTTAAAAAGACATTCAATTATCCACAGTGAGGAGAAAGCGTATGATTGTAATGAGTGCAATAAGCGGTTTACTCGCCTGGATCGCTTAAAAGCACATTCATTGATACATTTCGGCAATAAACCTTACGCATGTAATgaatgtggtaaaagtttcataAATAGAAGCACGTTAAGGAGACACACGTTAATACACACAGGAGAGAAACCGCTTATGTGTAATATGTGCAGTAAAAGATTCAGTCATCGAACTGCCCTTGAAAGACATAAATTCACCCACACGGGAGAAAAACCGTATGTTTGTAAGGTATGTGGTGTTGGATTTGTTCGGCTAGACTACTTGAAAATACATACAGCGTCACACAGTGGAGAAAAGTCGTATGTATGCAAAATATGTTCCAAAGGATTCACGTCTTGTGGTGTGTTGAACAAACATACTCTAATCCACACTGGTGTAAAATCTTACAAGTGTTCACAGTGCAGTAAAGGATTTTTCCAGAAATTTAATTTGGTTCGTCACCTACAATCTCATACAGGTCAAAGTCAAAAACCGAAAAAGCTGTTTGATTAG
- the LOC138707551 gene encoding zinc finger protein 100-like isoform X1 codes for MDEVLVPLIIKEEPNSDSEVDPLSTNVNSHNVKKEDEREYRSFADIDDSLDIQINGFGIKEEISIDEHEVGMQNISDDSISHQEVTTDNSRLSLDRFSGKHVHVRKRFSHICDECGKGFITPSKLKRHSLVHTGEKPHMCELCMGRFKSMDHLKRHSIIHSEEKAYDCNECNKRFTRLDRLKAHSLIHFGNKPYACNECGKSFINRSTLRRHTLIHTGEKPLMCNMCSKRFSHRTALERHKFTHTGEKPYVCKVCGVGFVRLDYLKIHTASHSGEKSYVCKICSKGFTSCGVLNKHTLIHTGVKSYKCSQCSKGFFQKFNLVRHLQSHTGQSQKPKKLFD; via the exons ATGGATGAAGTGTTGGTGCCATTAATAATTAAGGAAGAACCGAATTCAGATAGCGAGGTTGATCCATTATCGACAAACGTAAATTCGCACAATGTAAAG AAAGAAGATGAAAGGGAATACAGATCGTTTGCAGATATTGACGATTCTTTGGATATTCAGATTAATGGCTTCGGTATAAAAGAAGAGATCTCAATTGATGAACATGAAGTTGGAATGCAAAACAT CTCTGACGACAGCATTAGTCATCAAGAAGTGACAACCGATAACTCCAGACTCAGCCTCGACAGATTTTCTGGAAAACATGTTCATGTCCGAAAGCGTTTTTCTCATATCTGTGATGAATGTGGAAAAGGCTTCATCACGCCCAGCAAGTTGAAGAGACACTCACTCGTACACACAGGAGAGAAGCCGCATATGTGCGAATTATGTATGGGGAGATTCAAAAGTATGGATCATTTAAAAAGACATTCAATTATCCACAGTGAGGAGAAAGCGTATGATTGTAATGAGTGCAATAAGCGGTTTACTCGCCTGGATCGCTTAAAAGCACATTCATTGATACATTTCGGCAATAAACCTTACGCATGTAATgaatgtggtaaaagtttcataAATAGAAGCACGTTAAGGAGACACACGTTAATACACACAGGAGAGAAACCGCTTATGTGTAATATGTGCAGTAAAAGATTCAGTCATCGAACTGCCCTTGAAAGACATAAATTCACCCACACGGGAGAAAAACCGTATGTTTGTAAGGTATGTGGTGTTGGATTTGTTCGGCTAGACTACTTGAAAATACATACAGCGTCACACAGTGGAGAAAAGTCGTATGTATGCAAAATATGTTCCAAAGGATTCACGTCTTGTGGTGTGTTGAACAAACATACTCTAATCCACACTGGTGTAAAATCTTACAAGTGTTCACAGTGCAGTAAAGGATTTTTCCAGAAATTTAATTTGGTTCGTCACCTACAATCTCATACAGGTCAAAGTCAAAAACCGAAAAAGCTGTTTGATTAG
- the LOC138707559 gene encoding zinc finger protein 501-like, with amino-acid sequence MMNIVKRRTGNVEATVSPEIKEEDISDNTKEAKHTMNEDTVHLQCETSLQIPGKTFEFVAVKEEIVDCLTDEHYIHFDSTENMEPCSEHPSPNGTRRLWSSQSTQDDLQKDCRKLIFASENNSSIHSNMRKHNRLLSSVKPYHCSKCKQSFTRKADLERHNGVHTNDRPYNCSVCRKSFKYKYGLSMHFKLHKGEGHECVVCKKSFSTRHILERHKRTHAERKIYQCSLCKAVFNERNCLSQHARIHSEERPRPYECPVCKKKFITRHDLERHCRTHTGEKPYQCATCEKAFSDRGDLTRHLVVHSGEKRYVCTICKKAFTMQSSLKTHARVHSGDKPYPCIICKKTFSQKANVSRHMKTHGVEKIQRT; translated from the exons ATGATGAATATTGTAAAGAGAAGAACAGGAAACGTAGAAGCAACAGTTTCCcctgaaataaaagaagaagataTCTCCGACAACACCAAAGAAGCCAAGCATACAATG aaTGAAGACACAGTTCATTTGCAATGTGAAACTTCACTTCAGATACCAGGAaaaacatttgaatttgttgctgtgaaagaagaaattgtTGACTGTCTTACTGATGAACATTATATCCACTTCGACAGCACAGAAAATATGGA GCCTTGTTCGGAACATCCATCTCCTAATGGAACCAGAAGATTATGGTCTTCACAATCAACTCAAGATGATCTGCAGAAAGATTGCAGAAAGTTGATTTTCGCATCTGAAAACAACTCGAGCATACAC TCGAACATGAGAAAACATAACAGACTGCTCAGTTCTGTGAAACCGTATCATTGTTCTAAGTGCAAACAGAGTTTCACTCGGAAGGCAGATTTGGAAAGACACAATGGAGTCCATACAAATGATAGACCATATAACTGTTCAGTGTGCagaaaatcttttaaatacaaataTGGCTTGTCAATGCATTTCAAGTTACATAAAGGAGAAGGTCATGAATGTGTTGTGTGTAAAAAGTCATTCAGCACAAGGCATATTTTAGAGCGCCATAAAAGAACCCATGCAGAACGGAAAATATATCAGTGCTCTTTGTGTAAAGCTGTGTTTAATGAAAGGAACTGTTTGAGTCAACATGCCAGGATCCACTCCGAGGAACGCCCTCGTCCATATGAATGTCCTGTGTGTAAAAAGAAGTTCATCACTAGGCACGATCTAGAACGTCATTGTCGAACACATACAGGAGAGAAACCGTATCAATGTGCAACGTGTGAAAAAGCGTTCAGTGACAGAGGTGATCTCACTAGGCATTTAGTAGTACATTCGGGTGAAAAAAGATATGTTTGTACAATATGCAAGAAAGCTTTTACAATGCAAAGTTCATTGAAAACTCATGCTAGAGTTCATTCTGGTGATAAACCATATCCATGTATAATATGTAAGAAAACATTTTCTCAAAAGGCAAATGTTAGTAGGCATATGAAAACCCATGGAGTTGAGAAGATTCAGCGAACGTAA